A portion of the Flavobacterium magnum genome contains these proteins:
- the rplO gene encoding 50S ribosomal protein L15: MNLSNLQPAEGSTHNQNKRVGRGEGSGKGGTAARGHKGAKSRSGYSKKIGFEGGQMPLQRRVPKFGFKNINRVEYQGVNLDTLQSLVDNGIVTDAVDMTVFVGNRLATKNEMVKVLGRGELKAKLKVTAHKFTATAKAAIEAAGGEAVTL; the protein is encoded by the coding sequence ATGAATTTAAGTAACTTACAACCTGCTGAGGGTTCAACCCACAATCAGAATAAAAGGGTAGGTCGCGGAGAAGGTTCCGGAAAAGGTGGTACCGCTGCACGTGGTCACAAGGGAGCAAAATCCCGTTCAGGATACTCTAAAAAGATTGGTTTCGAAGGAGGTCAGATGCCACTTCAGAGACGTGTGCCTAAGTTTGGTTTCAAAAACATCAACCGTGTGGAGTACCAGGGTGTAAATCTTGATACGTTACAATCATTGGTAGATAACGGTATTGTGACCGATGCAGTCGATATGACTGTGTTCGTTGGCAATCGTCTGGCCACCAAAAATGAAATGGTAAAAGTGTTGGGGAGAGGTGAACTGAAAGCAAAATTAAAAGTAACTGCTCACAAATTTACTGCTACAGCCAAAGCGGCCATTGAAGCTGCAGGTGGTGAAGCCGTAACCTTATAA
- the rplW gene encoding 50S ribosomal protein L23, with product MSIIIKPIVTEKVTKQGEVLNQFGFVVDKKANKVQIKKAVEAAYGVTIVSVNTMNVRPDRSTKYTKSGMISGKTNAFKKAIVQVQEGETIDFYNNI from the coding sequence ATGAGCATCATAATTAAGCCTATAGTAACTGAAAAAGTAACCAAGCAGGGAGAGGTTCTGAACCAGTTCGGGTTCGTGGTAGATAAAAAAGCCAACAAAGTACAGATTAAGAAAGCTGTTGAAGCTGCTTATGGCGTAACGATAGTTAGCGTGAATACCATGAACGTTCGTCCGGACAGGAGTACGAAATACACCAAAAGCGGTATGATCAGTGGAAAGACGAATGCATTCAAGAAAGCAATCGTACAAGTACAAGAAGGAGAAACAATAGATTTTTACAACAACATCTAA
- the infA gene encoding translation initiation factor IF-1 has translation MAKQAAIEQDGSIIEALSNAMFRVELENGHIVIAHISGKMRMHYIKLLPGDKVKLEMSPYDLSKARITYRY, from the coding sequence ATGGCTAAACAGGCAGCAATAGAGCAGGACGGATCAATCATTGAAGCATTGTCAAATGCGATGTTCCGTGTGGAATTAGAAAACGGGCATATCGTAATCGCCCACATCTCCGGAAAAATGCGTATGCATTACATCAAGTTATTACCTGGTGATAAAGTGAAACTGGAAATGAGTCCTTACGATTTGTCAAAAGCAAGAATTACTTATAGATATTAA
- the rpsS gene encoding 30S ribosomal protein S19, which produces MARSLKKGPFVHYKLDKKVQENIEKGNKGVVKTWSRASMITPDFVGQTIAVHNGRQFVPVYVTENMVGHKLGEFSPTRSFRGHAGAKNKGKK; this is translated from the coding sequence ATGGCACGTTCATTAAAAAAAGGACCTTTTGTTCACTACAAGTTAGACAAAAAAGTTCAGGAGAATATTGAAAAGGGTAACAAAGGCGTAGTAAAGACCTGGTCTCGCGCTTCCATGATTACACCTGACTTCGTAGGACAAACGATCGCTGTACACAACGGTCGTCAGTTTGTACCGGTTTACGTAACAGAAAACATGGTAGGTCATAAATTAGGAGAATTTTCGCCAACAAGATCATTCCGTGGTCACGCTGGAGCAAAAAATAAAGGTAAAAAATAA
- the rpsH gene encoding 30S ribosomal protein S8 — MYTDPIADYLTRVRNAVAANHKVVEIPASNLKKEITKILFDQGYILSYKFEDNTVQGSIKIALKYDKDTKEPVIKDIQRISKPGLRKYAGAAKLPRILNGLGISIVSTSKGLMTGKQAKQLNVGGEVICYVY; from the coding sequence ATGTACACAGATCCAATCGCGGATTATTTGACAAGGGTACGTAACGCTGTGGCTGCAAACCACAAAGTCGTTGAAATCCCTGCTTCTAATCTTAAAAAAGAGATTACCAAGATCTTATTTGATCAGGGTTACATCCTGAGTTACAAGTTTGAGGACAACACCGTTCAGGGTTCCATCAAAATCGCTTTGAAGTATGATAAAGATACCAAAGAGCCTGTAATCAAGGATATCCAAAGAATTAGTAAACCAGGTTTACGTAAGTACGCAGGTGCTGCCAAATTGCCTAGAATCCTTAACGGATTAGGTATTTCCATTGTTTCCACTTCTAAAGGTCTTATGACCGGTAAGCAAGCGAAACAACTGAATGTAGGTGGTGAGGTTATCTGTTACGTATACTAA
- the rplD gene encoding 50S ribosomal protein L4 produces the protein MEVKVLNISGKETGRKVQLSDDVFGIEPNKHAVYLDVKQYLANQRQGTHKAKERAEVTGSTRKIKKQKGTGTARAGSVKSPLFKGGGTVFGPRPRSYSFKLNKNLKRLARKSAFALKAQESSLIVLEDFNFDTPNTKSFINVLKALGLENKKSLFVLGDTNKNVYLSSRNLKASSVVMSSELSTYAILNANNVVLLEGSLEGIEENLSK, from the coding sequence ATGGAAGTAAAAGTTTTAAATATCAGCGGAAAAGAAACTGGAAGAAAAGTACAGCTTTCTGATGACGTTTTTGGTATCGAGCCAAACAAGCATGCGGTTTACCTTGATGTAAAGCAGTATCTGGCTAACCAAAGGCAAGGTACGCACAAGGCCAAGGAGCGTGCAGAAGTAACCGGATCAACCCGCAAGATCAAGAAGCAAAAAGGTACCGGTACAGCGCGTGCTGGTTCTGTTAAATCGCCATTGTTCAAAGGTGGGGGAACTGTTTTCGGGCCACGTCCGAGAAGTTACTCTTTCAAACTGAATAAAAACCTGAAGCGTCTGGCAAGGAAATCGGCTTTCGCATTGAAGGCACAGGAATCAAGCCTGATCGTTTTGGAAGACTTCAATTTTGATACTCCGAATACTAAAAGTTTCATTAACGTATTGAAAGCTTTAGGGTTAGAGAACAAAAAATCTTTGTTCGTGTTGGGTGATACTAATAAAAATGTATATTTGTCGTCACGCAATTTAAAGGCTTCAAGCGTTGTAATGAGCTCAGAATTAAGTACTTACGCAATCCTTAACGCAAATAATGTTGTGCTTTTGGAAGGTTCTTTAGAAGGAATTGAAGAAAATTTAAGCAAATAA
- the rplB gene encoding 50S ribosomal protein L2, giving the protein MSVRKLKPITPGQRFRVVNSFDAITTDKPERSLIAPIKNSGGRNSQGKMTMRYTGGGHKQRYRIIDFKRTKDGIPATVKSIEYDPNRTAFIALLAYADGEKTYIIAQNGLQVGQKLVSGAEAQPEIGNTLPLSKIPLGTVISCIELRPGQGAVIARSAGTFAQLMARDGKYATIKMPSGETRLILLTCSATIGAVSNSDHQLIVSGKAGRTRWLGRRPRTRPVAMNPVDHPMGGGEGRSSGGHPRSRKGLPAKGYRTRAKQNPSNKYIVERRKK; this is encoded by the coding sequence ATGTCAGTTAGAAAATTAAAACCTATTACCCCGGGCCAGCGATTTAGAGTTGTGAATAGTTTTGACGCTATTACAACTGATAAGCCGGAGCGTTCATTGATCGCACCGATAAAAAACTCAGGAGGTAGAAATAGTCAAGGAAAGATGACCATGCGTTATACGGGTGGTGGTCACAAGCAGCGTTATCGTATTATTGATTTCAAACGTACCAAGGATGGAATTCCTGCTACGGTGAAGTCGATCGAGTATGATCCAAACAGGACTGCGTTCATCGCCTTATTGGCTTACGCCGATGGTGAGAAAACTTATATTATTGCCCAAAACGGATTGCAGGTAGGCCAGAAATTAGTTTCCGGAGCTGAAGCGCAACCTGAAATCGGTAATACATTGCCATTGAGCAAAATTCCATTGGGAACCGTAATTTCATGTATTGAATTACGCCCGGGGCAGGGAGCGGTTATCGCCCGTTCTGCCGGAACTTTTGCACAATTGATGGCAAGGGACGGAAAGTATGCTACAATCAAGATGCCTTCAGGAGAGACAAGGTTGATCCTTTTGACCTGTTCGGCAACTATTGGAGCAGTTTCAAACTCTGACCACCAGTTGATCGTTTCCGGTAAAGCCGGTAGGACAAGATGGTTGGGCAGAAGGCCAAGAACAAGGCCGGTAGCGATGAACCCTGTCGATCACCCAATGGGTGGTGGAGAAGGACGCTCTTCAGGTGGACATCCGCGTTCAAGAAAAGGATTGCCAGCTAAAGGTTACAGGACGCGTGCGAAGCAAAACCCGAGTAATAAGTATATCGTAGAACGTAGAAAGAAATAA
- the rplR gene encoding 50S ribosomal protein L18 translates to MSLTKSDRRQRIKFRIRKIVSGTAAKPRLSVFRSNKEIYAQLIDDVNGVTLLAASSREKGVNKGTNVATAAEVGKLVAEKALKAGIETVTFDRGGYLYHGRIQSLAEGARAAGLKF, encoded by the coding sequence ATGTCATTAACAAAATCCGATAGAAGACAGAGGATCAAATTCAGAATCAGAAAGATTGTAAGCGGAACTGCTGCAAAACCAAGACTATCTGTATTCAGGAGCAATAAAGAAATCTACGCACAGCTCATTGATGATGTGAACGGAGTGACTTTATTGGCAGCCTCTTCAAGAGAAAAAGGAGTAAATAAGGGTACTAATGTAGCTACTGCAGCCGAAGTTGGAAAACTGGTTGCTGAGAAAGCATTGAAGGCCGGAATCGAAACAGTTACATTCGACAGGGGTGGTTACTTATACCACGGTCGTATTCAATCATTAGCAGAAGGCGCAAGGGCCGCTGGACTTAAATTCTAA
- the rpmD gene encoding 50S ribosomal protein L30, with amino-acid sequence MAKLRVKQVRSKINCPLTQKRGLEALGLRKMGQVVEHESNPAILGMINKVKHLVSVEEVK; translated from the coding sequence ATGGCAAAGTTAAGAGTAAAACAAGTTAGAAGCAAAATCAACTGTCCGCTTACACAAAAAAGGGGACTTGAAGCTTTAGGCCTTCGTAAAATGGGCCAGGTTGTGGAGCATGAGTCAAATCCTGCAATCCTTGGAATGATAAATAAAGTAAAACACTTAGTTTCCGTAGAGGAAGTTAAATAA
- the rpsE gene encoding 30S ribosomal protein S5 gives MKNRNIESVKPSGLELKDRLVSVNRVTKVTKGGRAFGFSAIVVVGDENGVVGHGLGKSKDVSEAIAKAVEDAKKNLVKIPLSGQSVPHEQKGKFGGARVFLMPASHGTGVIAGGAVRSVLESVGIHDVLSKSQGSSNPHNVVKATFDALLQMRSAHTVAKQRGVSLEKVFKG, from the coding sequence ATGAAAAATAGAAATATAGAATCTGTAAAACCAAGCGGACTGGAACTCAAAGATCGTCTGGTTAGTGTAAATCGTGTTACCAAAGTTACAAAAGGAGGTCGTGCATTCGGTTTCTCTGCTATTGTAGTTGTAGGTGATGAAAATGGGGTAGTAGGTCACGGATTGGGAAAATCAAAAGACGTTTCTGAAGCAATCGCTAAAGCGGTGGAAGATGCAAAGAAAAACCTGGTGAAGATTCCTTTGAGCGGACAGTCTGTTCCACACGAACAAAAAGGAAAATTTGGTGGTGCGCGTGTGTTCCTGATGCCTGCTTCGCATGGTACGGGAGTTATCGCCGGTGGTGCCGTTCGTTCGGTACTCGAGTCGGTAGGTATTCACGACGTATTGTCAAAATCACAAGGATCATCAAACCCACATAACGTGGTAAAAGCGACTTTCGATGCTTTGTTGCAGATGAGGAGTGCGCATACTGTTGCAAAACAGAGGGGTGTTTCTTTAGAGAAAGTATTTAAAGGATAA
- the ykgO gene encoding type B 50S ribosomal protein L36 gives MKVRASVKKRSAECVIVRRKGRLYVINKKNPRFKQRQG, from the coding sequence ATGAAAGTAAGAGCATCAGTTAAGAAAAGAAGCGCCGAATGCGTCATCGTTCGCAGAAAAGGCAGATTATACGTAATCAACAAAAAGAATCCTAGATTTAAACAAAGACAAGGATAA
- the rplF gene encoding 50S ribosomal protein L6, translating into MSRIGKNPVTIPAGVTVEVKDGMVTVKGKKGQLTQDFADVEIKMEGDQVLVERSSDSKDQRSKHGLYRALINNMVVGVSEGFTKELELVGVGYRASNQGQKLDLALGFSHNIVIDIAPEVAVETVSEKGKNPIIKLTSHDKQLLGAVAAKIRGFRRPEPYKGKGVKFVGEVLRRKAGKSA; encoded by the coding sequence ATGTCAAGAATAGGTAAAAACCCGGTTACAATCCCTGCAGGCGTTACTGTTGAAGTAAAGGACGGCATGGTTACCGTAAAAGGAAAAAAAGGTCAGCTGACACAGGATTTCGCTGACGTGGAAATAAAAATGGAAGGAGACCAGGTCTTAGTGGAAAGGTCTTCAGATTCCAAGGACCAAAGATCGAAACACGGTCTTTACAGGGCGCTGATCAACAATATGGTTGTAGGTGTTTCTGAAGGTTTCACCAAAGAATTGGAATTGGTGGGTGTGGGTTACAGGGCTTCAAACCAAGGTCAGAAACTGGATCTTGCTTTAGGTTTTTCTCACAACATCGTTATCGATATCGCACCTGAAGTAGCGGTAGAGACCGTTTCTGAGAAAGGTAAGAACCCGATTATCAAGTTAACTTCCCATGACAAGCAACTTTTGGGTGCCGTAGCCGCGAAAATCCGTGGTTTCCGTCGTCCTGAGCCTTACAAAGGAAAAGGAGTTAAGTTCGTAGGTGAAGTATTAAGAAGAAAAGCAGGTAAATCAGCTTAA
- the rpmC gene encoding 50S ribosomal protein L29, with protein sequence MKQTEIKDLSVAELQEKLSQTKKTYNDLKMAHAISPIENPLQIRSVRRTVARLATELGKREQQ encoded by the coding sequence ATGAAACAAACAGAAATTAAAGATCTTTCCGTTGCTGAATTGCAGGAAAAACTGAGCCAGACTAAAAAGACCTATAACGATCTTAAAATGGCCCACGCTATTTCTCCTATAGAGAATCCGCTTCAAATCAGAAGTGTAAGAAGGACAGTTGCAAGACTGGCTACTGAATTGGGCAAAAGAGAGCAACAATAA
- the rplV gene encoding 50S ribosomal protein L22 produces MGVRKRERAEGIKEANKQIAFAKLNNCPTSPRKMRLVADLVRGQKVERALNILRFSTKEASRKLEKLLLSAINNWEQKNADGNVAEAGLIVKEIRVDGGMMLKRLRPAPQGRAHRIRKRSNHVTIVLGQLDNTQSN; encoded by the coding sequence ATGGGAGTTCGTAAAAGAGAAAGAGCCGAAGGCATCAAAGAAGCTAACAAGCAGATTGCTTTCGCAAAGTTGAATAACTGCCCTACTTCACCTAGAAAAATGCGCTTGGTAGCGGACTTGGTAAGAGGTCAGAAGGTTGAAAGGGCGTTGAACATCTTAAGGTTCAGCACCAAAGAGGCTTCACGCAAGCTTGAAAAACTGTTGTTATCTGCAATCAACAACTGGGAGCAGAAAAATGCTGACGGAAACGTTGCAGAAGCAGGCTTGATCGTGAAAGAAATCCGTGTTGACGGAGGTATGATGCTCAAAAGGCTTCGTCCTGCGCCGCAAGGAAGGGCACACAGAATTAGAAAGCGTTCCAACCACGTAACAATCGTGTTGGGACAATTAGATAACACACAAAGCAACTAA
- the rplN gene encoding 50S ribosomal protein L14: MVQQESRLKVADNTGAKEVLTIRVLGGTKRRYASVGDKIVVSIKDATPNGNVKKGAVSTAVVVRTKKEVRRADGSYIRFDDNACVLLNAQGEMRGTRVFGPVARELREKQFMKIVSLAPEVL, from the coding sequence ATGGTACAACAGGAATCAAGATTAAAAGTAGCAGACAACACGGGAGCAAAAGAAGTTTTGACTATTCGTGTCCTGGGTGGAACGAAACGTCGTTACGCCTCTGTCGGAGATAAGATTGTAGTTTCAATTAAGGATGCCACTCCAAACGGAAACGTTAAAAAAGGAGCGGTTTCAACTGCAGTTGTTGTACGTACCAAAAAAGAGGTAAGAAGAGCCGATGGTTCTTACATCCGTTTCGACGATAATGCATGTGTTCTTCTGAACGCGCAGGGCGAAATGAGGGGAACCCGTGTTTTTGGTCCGGTTGCGAGAGAACTTCGTGAAAAGCAATTCATGAAAATTGTATCACTGGCACCAGAAGTGCTTTAA
- the rplE gene encoding 50S ribosomal protein L5 — MAYIPRLKQEYKDRVVSALKEEFGYKNVMQVPKLEKIVLSKGVGAAVSDKKLIDYAVDELTKITGQKAVSTISKKDVASFKLRKGMPIGAKVTLRGERMYEFLDRLITSALPRVRDFSGIKATGFDGRGNYNLGVLEQIIFPEIDIDKVNKITGMDITFVTTAATDKEAKSLLAELGLPFKKN; from the coding sequence ATGGCATATATTCCAAGACTAAAACAAGAGTATAAAGACCGCGTTGTGTCTGCTCTTAAAGAAGAATTCGGTTACAAAAACGTGATGCAGGTTCCTAAACTTGAGAAGATCGTTTTGAGTAAAGGAGTTGGTGCAGCTGTTTCTGACAAGAAACTGATCGATTATGCTGTAGATGAATTGACTAAGATCACCGGACAAAAGGCAGTTTCCACCATCTCTAAGAAAGACGTTGCGTCGTTCAAATTGAGGAAAGGCATGCCTATCGGTGCTAAAGTGACCCTTCGTGGCGAAAGAATGTATGAGTTCCTTGACAGGCTGATTACTTCGGCGCTGCCACGTGTTCGTGATTTCAGCGGAATCAAGGCTACCGGCTTTGACGGACGTGGAAACTACAACCTTGGTGTGTTGGAGCAGATCATCTTCCCGGAGATCGATATAGATAAAGTGAACAAGATCACTGGTATGGACATCACTTTCGTGACGACTGCTGCTACAGACAAAGAAGCAAAATCGTTGTTGGCTGAATTAGGTTTACCTTTTAAAAAGAATTAA
- the secY gene encoding preprotein translocase subunit SecY, translating into MKKFFESLANVWKIDELRNRIVFTLGLLLVYRFGAHVTLPGIDATQLDGLTGQTKNGIGSILDMFTGGAFSKASILALGIMPYISASIVVQLMGIAIPYLQKLQKDGESGRKKLNQITRWLTIAITLVQGPGYIYNLRQTLPATAFNPEFFSFYFLFISVAILVTGTIFAMWLGEKITDKGIGNGISLLIMVGILARMPQAFAQEFTSTITNNNGGPMLLVIEIIVWLLVIISCVLLVMAVRKIPVQYARRTVSGEFEQDANGANRQFIPLKLNASGVMPIIFAQAIMFIPAALAKLSQSDLSQSIAAEFSNVFGFWYCLVFALLIIIFTYFYTAITVPTNKMADDLKRSSGFIPGIRPGVETSDYLDKIMSLITFPGSLFLALIAVFPAVVHNAGVQQQWAMFFGGTSLIIMVGVAIDTIQQINSYILNRHYDSLMKSGKNRKAVA; encoded by the coding sequence ATGAAGAAATTTTTCGAATCTTTAGCCAATGTCTGGAAAATCGACGAATTGAGGAACAGGATCGTGTTTACGCTCGGCCTGTTACTCGTTTATCGTTTTGGTGCACACGTCACACTGCCGGGTATTGATGCGACACAGTTGGACGGACTGACCGGACAAACCAAAAACGGTATCGGTTCCATCCTGGATATGTTTACCGGTGGTGCTTTCTCCAAAGCGTCTATCCTTGCGCTTGGTATCATGCCTTATATCTCTGCATCGATCGTGGTACAGTTGATGGGAATTGCGATTCCTTATCTTCAGAAACTACAGAAAGACGGAGAAAGCGGAAGGAAAAAGCTGAACCAGATCACGCGTTGGCTGACTATCGCGATTACTTTGGTACAGGGCCCTGGTTACATCTATAACCTAAGGCAGACCTTACCGGCAACGGCTTTTAATCCTGAGTTTTTCTCTTTCTACTTCCTGTTTATTTCGGTAGCGATTCTCGTAACCGGTACGATATTTGCGATGTGGCTTGGGGAAAAAATCACTGATAAGGGAATTGGCAACGGAATCTCATTATTGATTATGGTGGGAATCTTAGCCAGGATGCCCCAGGCTTTTGCACAGGAGTTCACCTCGACGATTACAAACAATAATGGCGGACCGATGCTATTGGTCATCGAAATTATTGTGTGGTTGCTGGTAATCATTTCCTGCGTATTGCTCGTAATGGCGGTGAGGAAGATTCCGGTACAATACGCGAGAAGAACCGTGTCAGGGGAGTTCGAGCAGGATGCTAATGGTGCAAACAGGCAGTTTATCCCTTTAAAGCTGAATGCTTCAGGGGTTATGCCAATCATCTTTGCCCAGGCAATCATGTTCATCCCGGCTGCGCTGGCTAAATTGTCACAGTCTGACCTTTCGCAATCCATTGCGGCAGAGTTCAGCAACGTATTCGGCTTTTGGTACTGCCTCGTGTTTGCCTTGCTGATTATTATTTTCACGTATTTCTATACTGCGATCACCGTGCCTACAAACAAGATGGCCGATGACCTGAAAAGGAGCAGCGGATTTATCCCAGGCATCAGGCCGGGTGTGGAAACTTCGGATTACCTGGATAAGATCATGTCTTTGATTACATTCCCTGGTTCTTTATTCCTCGCACTTATCGCCGTGTTCCCGGCAGTAGTGCACAATGCAGGAGTACAGCAGCAATGGGCAATGTTCTTCGGAGGTACGTCGCTGATCATTATGGTTGGGGTTGCGATTGATACAATCCAGCAAATCAATTCATATATATTGAACAGGCACTACGACAGCTTGATGAAAAGCGGTAAAAACAGGAAAGCGGTAGCTTAA
- the rpsC gene encoding 30S ribosomal protein S3 has protein sequence MGQKTNPIGNRLGIIRGWDSNWFGGNDYGDKIAEDYKIRKYIHARLSKASVSKVIIERTLKLVTVTITTARPGIIIGKGGQEVDKLKEELKKVTDKEVQINIFEIKRPELDAFLVASSIARQIESRISYRRAIKMAIAASMRMNAEGIKVLISGRLNGAEMARSEGFKEGRIPLSTFRADIDYALAEAHTTYGRMGIKVWIMKGEVYGKRDLSPLVGMDKQKSGTGGDKRNDGPRGDRKPFNKDRKPGGGGDRKRK, from the coding sequence ATGGGACAAAAGACAAATCCAATCGGAAACAGACTTGGGATCATCAGGGGATGGGACTCTAACTGGTTTGGAGGTAATGACTACGGTGATAAGATCGCCGAGGATTACAAAATCAGGAAGTACATCCACGCCCGTCTATCTAAAGCTAGTGTATCAAAAGTAATCATCGAGAGAACTTTGAAGCTTGTAACCGTTACTATCACCACTGCCCGTCCCGGTATTATTATTGGGAAAGGCGGCCAGGAGGTAGACAAGCTGAAAGAGGAATTGAAGAAGGTTACTGACAAGGAGGTTCAAATCAACATCTTTGAAATCAAAAGACCTGAACTGGATGCTTTTTTAGTTGCATCAAGCATCGCCCGTCAGATCGAAAGCCGTATTTCTTACAGAAGGGCAATCAAAATGGCTATTGCTGCCTCTATGCGTATGAACGCTGAAGGCATCAAGGTTTTGATTTCCGGACGTTTGAACGGGGCTGAGATGGCACGTTCAGAGGGTTTCAAAGAAGGACGTATTCCTCTTTCAACTTTCAGGGCCGATATTGACTATGCTTTGGCTGAAGCGCACACGACTTACGGTCGTATGGGTATCAAGGTATGGATCATGAAAGGTGAAGTTTACGGTAAGAGAGATCTTTCTCCACTTGTCGGAATGGACAAGCAGAAGTCTGGTACCGGTGGTGACAAGCGCAACGATGGCCCAAGGGGTGATCGCAAGCCTTTCAACAAGGACAGGAAACCAGGTGGCGGCGGAGACCGTAAAAGAAAGTAA
- the rplP gene encoding 50S ribosomal protein L16, whose protein sequence is MLQPKRTKYRKVQKGRMKGNANRGHELSNGMFGIKSVHEDGMFLTSRQIEAARIAATRYMKREGQLWIKIFPDKPITKKPLEVRMGKGKGAVEYWAAVVKPGRIMFEVGGVPLSVAKEALRLAAQKLPVKTKFVVARDFEA, encoded by the coding sequence ATGTTACAGCCTAAAAGAACAAAATACCGTAAGGTACAAAAAGGTAGAATGAAGGGGAATGCCAACAGAGGGCATGAACTTTCAAACGGAATGTTCGGAATTAAATCTGTACACGAAGATGGTATGTTTTTGACTTCCCGTCAAATCGAGGCTGCGCGTATTGCTGCAACCCGTTACATGAAAAGGGAGGGTCAATTATGGATCAAAATTTTCCCGGATAAGCCTATCACCAAAAAGCCTCTTGAGGTACGTATGGGTAAAGGTAAAGGAGCCGTTGAATATTGGGCTGCCGTTGTAAAACCGGGAAGAATCATGTTTGAGGTCGGTGGTGTGCCATTGTCAGTTGCCAAGGAAGCTTTGCGTCTGGCTGCACAAAAATTGCCGGTTAAGACCAAATTCGTAGTTGCAAGAGATTTCGAAGCATAA
- the rpsN gene encoding 30S ribosomal protein S14, whose amino-acid sequence MAKESMKAREVKREKTVAKYAEKRKALLEAGDYEGLQKLPKNASPVRLHNRCKLTGRPRGYMRQFGISRVTFREMANMGLIPGVKKASW is encoded by the coding sequence ATGGCTAAAGAATCAATGAAAGCCCGCGAGGTGAAAAGAGAGAAAACGGTAGCGAAGTATGCTGAAAAAAGGAAGGCTTTGTTAGAGGCCGGAGATTACGAAGGCTTGCAGAAATTGCCGAAAAACGCTTCACCGGTACGTTTGCACAACCGTTGCAAGCTGACAGGAAGACCAAGGGGTTATATGCGTCAGTTTGGTATTTCACGTGTAACTTTCCGTGAAATGGCAAACATGGGATTAATTCCGGGTGTAAAGAAGGCCAGCTGGTAA
- the rpsQ gene encoding 30S ribosomal protein S17, translating into MEDKRNLRKERIGVVTSNKMDKSIVVSQVTKVKHPLYGKFVLKTKKFVAHDEKNDCNIGDTVRIHETRPLSKTKNWRLVEIIERAK; encoded by the coding sequence ATGGAAGATAAAAGAAACTTAAGAAAAGAGAGAATAGGTGTGGTTACCTCAAACAAGATGGACAAGTCCATTGTTGTGTCACAGGTCACTAAAGTAAAGCACCCGTTATACGGTAAGTTCGTATTGAAAACAAAGAAATTTGTTGCACACGACGAAAAAAATGACTGCAATATTGGCGATACGGTAAGGATACACGAGACGCGTCCTTTAAGTAAAACCAAAAATTGGAGATTGGTTGAAATCATTGAAAGAGCTAAGTAA
- the rplX gene encoding 50S ribosomal protein L24 produces the protein MIKLKIKSGDTVKVIAGDHKGTTGTVSRVYPEKNKAIVEGVNMVSKHTKPSAKNPQGGIVKKEAPIHISNLSKVEGTAPAKGAKKESKKANKA, from the coding sequence ATGATAAAGCTAAAAATAAAAAGCGGAGACACTGTAAAAGTAATTGCAGGTGACCACAAAGGTACTACGGGAACAGTTTCACGTGTGTATCCTGAGAAAAACAAGGCGATCGTTGAAGGGGTGAACATGGTGTCCAAGCACACTAAGCCAAGCGCTAAAAACCCACAAGGCGGCATCGTTAAGAAAGAAGCTCCGATCCACATTTCCAACCTGTCAAAGGTAGAAGGTACAGCACCGGCTAAAGGAGCGAAAAAAGAATCAAAGAAAGCTAATAAAGCATAG